The following coding sequences lie in one Montipora foliosa isolate CH-2021 chromosome 11, ASM3666993v2, whole genome shotgun sequence genomic window:
- the LOC137975691 gene encoding uncharacterized protein, giving the protein MKFSTLFGLFLAVVLVVESLPDEDFFEDEDFQDDARHHLKACKSQKDCNSNECCQRSSIFVKKKCKPLRKEGESCFWERVLCHHKCEAGLKCQRVQGSLLKKQCMQAPTSPPTEESGSGEFEV; this is encoded by the exons ATGAAATTTTCAACTCTTTTTGGACTTTTCTTGGCGGTGGTGCTTGTAGTCGAATCCCTCCCAGATGAAGATTTCTTCGAAGATGAGGACTTTCAAGACGATGCACGACATCATTTGAAAGCG TGCAAATCGCAAAAGGATTGTAATAGCAATGAATGTTGTCAGAGATCATCAATCTTCGTTAAGAAGAAGTGTAAACCCTTGCGCAAGGAGGGCGAGTCATGCTTTTGGGAG CGAGTGCTATGTCATCACAAATGTGAGGCTGGACTGAAGTGCCAACGAGTACAGGGCTCCCTCTTGAAGAAGCAATGTATGCAGGCTCCCACTTCCCCTCCAACTGAAGAGTCCGGATCTGGGGAATTTGAAGTCTAA